A DNA window from Sphaeramia orbicularis chromosome 22, fSphaOr1.1, whole genome shotgun sequence contains the following coding sequences:
- the LOC115413361 gene encoding protein Hikeshi-like — protein MFGCLVAGRLVQTDSVQVSSDKFVFTLPDYENVNHVVVFMLGTVPFPAGMGGAVYFSFPDPVSGGPVWQLLGFITNDKPSAIFRISGLKAGEGGAHPFGSVAPAASASVAQVGVSVEALDQLAQQTPVSGAAVSTVDSFLHFTQKMLDSLFNFAASFAVTQAQMNPNPTETFIPSSCVLRWYENFQRRLAQNPNFWKT, from the coding sequence ATGTTCGGCTGCCTGGTGGCCGGGCGGCTGGTGCAGACCGACTCGGTGCAGGTGTCCTCGGATAAGTTCGTGTTCACGCTCCCGGACTATGAGAACGTGAACCACGTGGTGGTGTTCATGCTGGGCACGGTGCCGTTCCCCGCCGGGATGGGCGGGGCCGTGTACTTCTCGTTCCCGGACCCGGTGAGCGGCGGCCCGGTGTGGCAGCTGCTCGGCTTCATCACTAACGACAAACCCAGCGCCATCTTCCGGATCTCGGGGCTGAAGGCCGGGGAGGGCGGGGCGCACCCCTTCGGCTCCGTGGCCCCGGCGGCCTCGGCCTCCGTGGCGCAGGTCGGGGTGTCCGTGGAGGCCCTGGACCAGCTGGCCCAGCAGACCCCGGTGTCCGGCGCCGCCGTGTCCACGGTGGACTCCTTCCTCCACTTCACCCAGAAGATGCTTGACAGCCTCTTCAACTTCGCCGCGTCCTTCGCGGTGACGCAGGCGCAGATGAACCCGAACCCGACCGAGACCTTCATCCCGTCCAGCTGCGTCCTCCGCTGGTACGAGAACTTCCAGAGGCGCCTGGCCCAGAACCCGAACTTCTGGAAGACCTGA